A stretch of Arthrobacter sp. NEB 688 DNA encodes these proteins:
- a CDS encoding phosphotransferase — protein sequence MTGGPDLLGPDAADLLALACASAGSEVLEHSLHAVHTRPGDGTSVGFRVRVRAAGVEREDYVLLSTSRARGVDTARPGVAVLDGDAGRVLAWRFPDDPALPALARATDPVALAAALPGEGPVTAHDLVTYRPLRRAVVRAERGGVVHWVKVLRPHGRGGTSPAADVVARHGMLAAAGLPVPEVLRADPDGLVVLAAATGEGLLHSVLADEASGVAVRDLVALLDRMPPAVLDLPARPAWSDRAGAHAAALDGTAWAERARTVADEVLVRSATLDLGPVVPTHGDLHEGQLTVVGEPGDRRVTGLLDVDGLGPGHRVDDLACVVAHALALGPAGASVAARWRQEALDGGHAGAEALDVRTAGVLLSLVVGAADHGRAGGSADPGELLALAEGCLARAPQPSSR from the coding sequence GTGACCGGCGGCCCGGACCTCCTCGGACCGGACGCGGCCGACCTCCTCGCCCTGGCCTGCGCCTCGGCGGGGAGCGAGGTCCTCGAGCACTCCCTCCACGCGGTGCACACGCGCCCGGGGGACGGCACGAGCGTCGGCTTCCGGGTGCGGGTCCGGGCCGCCGGCGTCGAGCGGGAGGACTACGTCCTGCTCTCGACGAGCCGGGCGCGCGGCGTCGACACCGCGCGCCCCGGCGTCGCCGTCCTCGACGGCGACGCCGGCCGGGTGCTCGCCTGGCGCTTCCCCGACGACCCCGCCCTGCCCGCCCTCGCGCGGGCCACCGACCCGGTCGCCCTCGCCGCGGCGCTCCCCGGCGAGGGCCCGGTCACCGCCCACGACCTCGTCACCTACCGGCCGCTGCGCCGCGCCGTGGTCCGCGCCGAGCGCGGGGGCGTCGTGCACTGGGTCAAGGTGCTGCGCCCGCACGGCCGCGGGGGCACCTCTCCGGCCGCCGACGTCGTGGCCCGCCACGGGATGCTCGCCGCCGCCGGCCTGCCCGTCCCCGAGGTCCTGCGCGCCGACCCCGACGGGCTCGTCGTCCTCGCCGCGGCCACCGGCGAGGGGCTGCTGCACTCCGTGCTCGCCGACGAGGCGTCCGGCGTCGCGGTGCGCGACCTCGTCGCCCTCCTGGACCGGATGCCGCCCGCCGTCCTCGACCTGCCGGCCCGCCCGGCGTGGTCGGACCGGGCGGGGGCGCACGCCGCCGCCCTCGACGGCACGGCCTGGGCCGAGCGGGCCCGAACCGTCGCGGACGAGGTCCTCGTCCGGTCGGCGACCCTCGACCTCGGCCCGGTCGTCCCGACCCACGGTGACCTGCACGAGGGCCAGCTGACCGTCGTCGGCGAGCCCGGCGACCGTCGGGTCACGGGCCTGCTCGACGTCGACGGCCTCGGCCCGGGGCACCGCGTCGACGACCTCGCGTGCGTCGTCGCCCACGCGCTCGCGCTCGGGCCCGCCGGGGCGTCCGTCGCCGCGCGCTGGCGGCAGGAGGCGCTCGACGGTGGCCACGCGGGCGCCGAGGCGCTCGACGTCCGGACGGCCGGCGTGCTCCTCTCGCTCGTGGTGGGGGCGGCCGACCACGGCCGCGCCGGGGGGAGCGCCGACCCCGGCGAGCTGCTCGCGCTGGCGGAGGGCTGCCTGGCCCGGGCGCCTCAGCCGTCGAGCCGGTAG
- a CDS encoding ABC transporter ATP-binding protein, producing MLVRLVRTHLRPYAGPLAVLLVLQLAGTLASLYLPSLNGRIIDEGVAVGDTGFILHAGLLMLGVSLLQVVATIAATRIAALTAASMGRDVRGAVFSRVGSFSAREVSQLGAPTLISRSTNDVTQVQQVVYMGLAIMVSAPIMMVGGVIMALREDIGLSWLVAVAVPLLGASVGLVISRMIPHFRAMQKAVDSVNRILREQITGIRVVRAFVREDVERQRFADANDTYTGTALAVGRLMALAFPIVMVIFNASTVAVLWFGAMRIDSGAMQIGALTAFMSYLIQILMSVMMATFMSMMIPRATVSAGRIMEVLDTRSSVHPPEHPVALPAGPVAVELRAATFAYPGADAPVLREVSFTARPGTTTAVIGSTGSGKTTLVGLVPRLHDATGGAVLVGGVDVREAALEDLWSRIGLVPQRPYLFSGTVASNLRHGDPDATDEQLWEALRIAQAEDFVRAMPEGLDAPIAQGGTNVSGGQRQRLAIARALVRRPHVYLFDDAFSALDVATDARLRAALRPVTREATVVVVAQRVSSIRHADQVVVLEDGAVVGVGTHDELVASCPTYVEIVESQQAMEEVA from the coding sequence ATGCTCGTCCGCCTCGTCCGCACCCACCTGCGGCCCTACGCCGGCCCGCTGGCGGTCCTCCTCGTGCTCCAGCTCGCCGGCACGCTGGCCTCCCTCTACCTGCCGAGCCTCAACGGGCGCATCATCGACGAGGGGGTCGCGGTGGGGGACACCGGCTTCATCCTCCACGCGGGCCTGCTCATGCTCGGCGTCTCGCTGCTCCAGGTCGTCGCGACGATCGCGGCCACCCGCATCGCCGCCCTGACCGCCGCGTCGATGGGCCGTGACGTCCGGGGCGCGGTGTTCAGCCGGGTCGGGTCGTTCTCGGCGCGCGAGGTCTCGCAGCTCGGCGCGCCGACCCTCATCAGCCGCTCGACCAACGACGTCACCCAGGTGCAGCAGGTCGTCTACATGGGGCTGGCGATCATGGTCTCCGCGCCGATCATGATGGTCGGCGGCGTCATCATGGCGCTGCGCGAGGACATCGGCCTCTCGTGGCTCGTGGCCGTCGCGGTCCCGCTGCTCGGGGCGTCGGTCGGCCTCGTGATCAGCCGGATGATCCCCCACTTCCGCGCGATGCAGAAGGCCGTCGACTCGGTGAACCGCATCCTGCGCGAGCAGATCACCGGCATCCGCGTCGTGCGCGCCTTCGTCCGCGAGGACGTCGAGCGGCAGCGCTTCGCCGACGCCAACGACACCTACACGGGCACGGCGCTCGCGGTCGGCCGGCTCATGGCGCTCGCGTTCCCCATCGTCATGGTCATCTTCAACGCCTCGACCGTGGCCGTCCTGTGGTTCGGCGCGATGCGCATCGACTCCGGCGCCATGCAGATCGGCGCCCTGACGGCCTTCATGTCCTACCTGATCCAGATCCTCATGTCGGTGATGATGGCGACCTTCATGTCGATGATGATCCCGCGCGCCACCGTCTCGGCCGGTCGCATCATGGAGGTCCTCGACACCCGCTCGTCGGTGCACCCGCCCGAGCACCCGGTGGCCCTCCCGGCCGGCCCCGTGGCCGTCGAGCTGCGGGCCGCGACCTTCGCCTACCCGGGGGCCGACGCCCCCGTGCTGCGCGAGGTGAGCTTCACGGCGCGCCCCGGCACGACGACCGCGGTCATCGGCTCGACGGGCTCGGGCAAGACGACGCTCGTCGGCCTCGTCCCGCGCCTGCACGACGCGACGGGGGGCGCCGTGCTCGTCGGCGGCGTCGACGTGCGCGAGGCCGCCCTCGAGGACCTGTGGTCGCGGATCGGCCTCGTGCCCCAGCGGCCCTACCTCTTCAGCGGGACGGTCGCGAGCAACCTGCGCCACGGCGACCCGGACGCCACCGACGAGCAGCTCTGGGAGGCGCTGCGCATCGCCCAGGCCGAGGACTTCGTCCGGGCGATGCCCGAGGGCCTCGACGCCCCGATCGCCCAGGGCGGCACCAACGTCAGCGGCGGCCAGCGCCAGCGGCTGGCCATCGCCCGGGCGCTCGTGCGCCGCCCGCACGTCTACCTCTTCGACGACGCGTTCTCCGCGCTCGACGTCGCGACCGACGCCCGGCTGCGCGCCGCGCTGCGGCCGGTGACGCGCGAGGCGACGGTGGTCGTCGTCGCGCAGCGCGTCTCGAGCATCCGCCACGCCGACCAGGTCGTCGTCCTCGAGGACGGCGCCGTGGTCGGGGTCGGCACCCACGACGAGCTCGTCGCGTCGTGCCCCACGTACGTCGAGATCGTCGAGAGCCAGCAGGCGATGGAGGAGGTCGCATGA
- a CDS encoding HAMP domain-containing sensor histidine kinase: protein MTALVVLVALGLLVAGTTTWLLQRRSTDERIDSALTRTVQQLRGTAGATAQGGVDEALRRALRDTVPLPREGMLALRDGRPAWYAPRTVAVRLEDDPALVATLARVDDDTARIATVRTDRAEYRVATVPVRVEGDPARGLYVVATLRDAEHAELAAAWRGYALVALLALLVVGVAGWLVLGRLLRPLTHLRDTATRINDTDLSRRIPVTGRDDVADLTRTVNAMLDRLETAFTGQRRLLDDVGHELRTPLTVIGGHLELMDTGDEDDVRAARDLALDEVDRMRLLVDDLVDLARADRPDFVRPTETHVGMLTDEVLDKARTLGDRVWRVGERTESVARLDPARVTQAWLQLAANAVRYSEPGSVVTLGSAPDGDRVRLWVRDEGRGIAADELDTVFERFVRGREAQESGTPGSGLGLAIVRAIAEAHGGRVELSSARGVGTTVVLDLPTGTPSPATDQPPPSTPEVP from the coding sequence ATGACCGCCCTCGTCGTCCTCGTGGCGCTCGGCCTGCTCGTCGCCGGCACGACGACCTGGCTGCTCCAGCGGCGCAGCACCGACGAGCGCATCGACTCCGCCCTGACGCGCACGGTCCAGCAGCTGCGCGGCACGGCGGGCGCCACCGCGCAGGGCGGCGTCGACGAGGCGCTGCGCCGGGCGCTGCGCGACACCGTGCCCCTGCCGCGGGAGGGGATGCTCGCCCTGCGCGACGGACGACCCGCCTGGTACGCGCCGCGCACGGTCGCCGTGCGGCTCGAGGACGACCCCGCCCTCGTCGCCACCCTCGCCCGCGTCGACGACGACACCGCGCGCATCGCGACCGTGCGCACCGACCGGGCCGAGTACCGGGTGGCCACCGTGCCCGTGCGCGTCGAGGGCGACCCGGCGCGCGGCCTCTACGTCGTCGCCACCCTGCGCGACGCCGAGCACGCCGAGCTCGCGGCGGCCTGGCGCGGGTACGCGCTCGTGGCGCTCCTCGCGCTCCTCGTCGTCGGCGTCGCGGGATGGCTCGTCCTCGGGCGGCTCCTGCGACCGCTGACCCACCTGCGCGACACCGCGACCCGCATCAACGACACCGACCTCTCGCGGCGCATCCCCGTGACCGGCCGCGACGACGTCGCCGACCTCACCCGCACGGTCAACGCGATGCTCGACCGCCTCGAGACCGCCTTCACCGGGCAGCGCCGCCTCCTCGACGACGTCGGCCACGAGCTGCGCACCCCGCTCACCGTCATCGGCGGGCACCTCGAGCTGATGGACACCGGCGACGAGGACGACGTCCGGGCCGCGCGCGACCTCGCCCTCGACGAGGTCGACCGGATGCGCCTGCTCGTCGACGACCTCGTCGACCTCGCCCGCGCCGACCGGCCGGACTTCGTGCGCCCCACCGAGACCCACGTCGGGATGCTGACCGACGAGGTGCTCGACAAGGCACGCACGCTCGGCGACCGGGTGTGGCGCGTCGGCGAGCGCACCGAGTCGGTCGCCCGCCTCGACCCGGCGCGGGTCACGCAGGCGTGGCTCCAGCTAGCCGCCAACGCCGTCCGCTACTCCGAGCCGGGGTCCGTCGTGACCCTCGGGTCGGCCCCCGACGGCGACCGCGTCCGGCTCTGGGTCCGCGACGAGGGGCGGGGCATCGCCGCCGACGAGCTCGACACCGTCTTCGAGCGCTTCGTCCGCGGGCGCGAGGCGCAGGAGTCCGGCACGCCCGGCTCGGGGCTCGGCCTGGCGATCGTCCGGGCCATCGCCGAGGCGCACGGGGGGCGCGTCGAGCTGTCCTCGGCGCGCGGCGTCGGCACCACCGTCGTGCTCGACCTGCCCACCGGCACACCGTCGCCCGCCACCGACCAGCCACCGCCGTCGACCCCGGAGGTCCCGTGA
- a CDS encoding TetR/AcrR family transcriptional regulator: MTPRAPAMSPEERRTALVEVTIPLLREHGAALTTKQVAEAAGIAEGTVFRAFGTKEELVGACAAAVFDTTAAVARLRGIDRDLSLDERLAAGVAVMHAHLEQAIGLMATLHHAGVPPHRPAAGPPQRRSMSDPAVDAAFVDLIGEDAHELRFDAPTVVNILAHLTLSSAHPMFPVRSMTPAEIVSVVLDGTRHHTDREAR, from the coding sequence GTGACCCCCCGTGCGCCCGCCATGAGCCCCGAGGAGCGCCGGACGGCGCTCGTCGAGGTGACGATCCCGCTCCTGCGCGAGCACGGCGCCGCCCTGACGACCAAGCAGGTCGCCGAGGCCGCCGGCATCGCCGAGGGCACGGTCTTCCGCGCCTTCGGCACCAAGGAGGAGCTCGTCGGGGCCTGCGCCGCAGCGGTCTTCGACACCACGGCGGCGGTGGCCCGGCTACGCGGCATCGACCGCGACCTCTCGCTCGACGAGCGCCTGGCCGCGGGCGTCGCCGTGATGCACGCCCACCTCGAGCAGGCCATCGGCCTCATGGCGACCCTCCACCACGCCGGCGTGCCGCCGCACCGCCCCGCGGCCGGCCCGCCGCAGCGCCGCTCGATGAGCGACCCGGCCGTCGACGCCGCCTTCGTCGACCTCATCGGCGAGGACGCCCACGAGCTGCGGTTCGACGCCCCGACGGTCGTCAACATCCTCGCCCACCTGACGCTCTCGAGCGCCCACCCGATGTTCCCCGTCCGGTCGATGACGCCGGCCGAGATCGTCTCCGTCGTCCTCGACGGCACCCGCCACCACACCGACCGAGAGGCCCGCTGA
- a CDS encoding response regulator transcription factor has protein sequence MSRILVVEDEQRIAAFVAKGLRAAGMVPTTVRTGREAVEHVLAGEVDLVVLDLGLPDQDGFGVLDRLRGSGSTVPVIILTARSSVEDTVAGLEGGADDYMSKPFRFEELLARIRLRLSASAAPATTSVLAHGRVTLDLRTRRAGVDGRDVDLSAREFALAETFLRHPGQVLSREQLLSRVWGYDFDPGSNVVDVYVRYLRTKLGASVIATVRGMGYRLDG, from the coding sequence GTGAGCCGCATCCTCGTCGTCGAGGACGAGCAGCGCATCGCCGCGTTCGTCGCCAAGGGCCTGCGCGCCGCCGGGATGGTCCCGACGACCGTGCGCACCGGCCGCGAGGCGGTCGAGCACGTGCTCGCCGGCGAGGTCGACCTCGTCGTGCTCGACCTCGGGCTGCCCGACCAGGACGGCTTCGGGGTCCTCGACCGGCTGCGCGGCAGCGGCTCGACCGTGCCGGTCATCATCCTCACGGCGCGCTCGTCGGTCGAGGACACCGTCGCCGGCCTCGAGGGCGGCGCCGACGACTACATGAGCAAGCCGTTCCGCTTCGAGGAGCTCCTCGCGCGGATCCGGCTGCGGCTCAGCGCGTCCGCTGCGCCTGCGACCACCTCGGTGCTGGCGCACGGACGGGTCACCCTCGACCTGCGGACCCGACGGGCGGGCGTCGACGGGCGCGACGTCGACCTCTCGGCGCGCGAGTTCGCCCTCGCCGAGACCTTCCTGCGCCACCCGGGGCAGGTCCTGTCGCGCGAGCAGCTGCTGTCGCGGGTCTGGGGCTACGACTTCGACCCCGGCTCCAACGTCGTCGACGTCTACGTGCGGTACCTGCGCACCAAGCTCGGCGCCTCGGTCATCGCGACGGTCCGCGGGATGGGCTACCGGCTCGACGGCTGA
- a CDS encoding methyltransferase, with product MTANPPLADARLVERLRDDLTATGFTVAGVTALLGPMAAAALDREQAMPARRATADSDDPRAVLVRLFTLGDPVDAAEVAGALPTLGVDGAVALGLVAPEGDALVALCDLRPYAADGRDRWVASDLGELALGRPLEPDHVLGIGGASATLASWTPRPHVERALDLGTGCGVQALHLEEHADEVVVTDLSERALGYARFNALLDGAEWDVRAGSMLAPVADERFGLVVSNPPFVITPRSGDVPLFEYRDGGASGDDVVRDLVRSVGEHLEPGGIAQLLGNWEVPRGGDWRTRVGEWLDGTGLDAWVVQREVQDPAEYAETWSRDGGHHPGTADFNTMYAAWLDDFAARDVESIGFGVITLQRPRTDRAPFRDLVEVGWPVASPMGPTVLAGLDARTWLAEHDDDALLDVAWRCAADVDVETHREPGEEDALLVLLRQGGGLRRQLTLSTVTAALVSVCDGDLTARAAAAAIGGLLGADDAAVRTEVTRFLRDAVKDGLLVETR from the coding sequence ACCTCACCGCGACCGGCTTCACCGTCGCCGGCGTGACCGCCCTGCTCGGCCCGATGGCCGCCGCCGCCCTCGACCGCGAGCAGGCGATGCCCGCGCGCCGGGCGACGGCCGACTCCGACGACCCGCGCGCCGTCCTCGTGCGGCTGTTCACGCTCGGCGACCCCGTCGACGCGGCCGAGGTGGCCGGAGCCCTGCCGACCCTCGGGGTCGACGGAGCCGTCGCGCTCGGGCTCGTCGCGCCGGAGGGGGACGCCCTCGTCGCGCTCTGCGACCTGCGCCCCTACGCCGCCGACGGCCGCGACCGCTGGGTGGCCTCGGACCTCGGGGAGCTCGCGCTGGGCCGCCCGCTCGAGCCGGACCACGTCCTCGGCATCGGCGGCGCGTCCGCGACCCTCGCGTCGTGGACCCCGCGGCCGCACGTCGAGCGCGCCCTCGACCTCGGGACCGGCTGCGGCGTGCAGGCGCTGCACCTCGAGGAGCACGCCGACGAGGTCGTCGTCACGGACCTGTCCGAGCGGGCCCTCGGCTACGCCCGCTTCAACGCGTTGCTCGACGGCGCCGAGTGGGACGTGCGCGCCGGCTCGATGCTGGCGCCGGTGGCCGACGAGCGTTTCGGGCTCGTCGTGAGCAACCCGCCCTTCGTCATCACCCCGCGCTCCGGCGACGTCCCGCTCTTCGAGTACCGCGACGGCGGGGCCTCGGGCGACGACGTCGTCCGCGACCTCGTGCGCTCCGTCGGCGAGCACCTCGAGCCCGGCGGGATCGCCCAGCTCCTCGGCAACTGGGAGGTGCCGCGCGGCGGCGACTGGCGCACCCGGGTCGGGGAGTGGCTCGACGGGACCGGGCTCGACGCGTGGGTCGTCCAGCGCGAGGTCCAGGACCCGGCCGAGTACGCCGAGACCTGGTCGCGCGACGGCGGGCACCATCCCGGCACGGCCGACTTCAACACGATGTACGCCGCCTGGCTCGACGACTTCGCCGCGCGGGACGTCGAGTCCATCGGCTTCGGCGTCATCACCCTCCAGCGCCCGCGCACCGACCGGGCCCCCTTCCGCGACCTCGTGGAGGTCGGCTGGCCCGTCGCGTCCCCGATGGGACCGACGGTGCTCGCGGGGCTCGACGCCCGGACGTGGCTCGCCGAGCACGACGACGACGCGCTGCTCGACGTCGCCTGGCGGTGCGCGGCGGACGTCGACGTCGAGACCCACCGCGAGCCCGGGGAGGAGGACGCCCTGCTCGTCCTGCTCCGCCAGGGCGGCGGGCTGCGCCGGCAGCTGACCCTGTCGACGGTGACGGCCGCGCTCGTGTCGGTCTGCGACGGGGACCTCACCGCCCGCGCCGCCGCGGCGGCCATCGGCGGCCTGCTCGGGGCCGACGACGCGGCCGTCCGGACCGAGGTGACGCGCTTCCTGCGCGACGCCGTCAAGGACGGGCTGCTCGTCGAGACCCGCTGA
- a CDS encoding ABC transporter ATP-binding protein: MSELKNEEEKAAEARRGPAGSRRGGPPHAQIGMPTEKSQNFGPSAKRVVGLLRPERPVVLGALGLALGSVVLNAVGPKILGRATDLIFAGVFSRQIPAGVTQEQFVETLRQRGQGTVADVLAAMDHVVPGQGIDFGAVGQVLLLVLGIYVVAAGLQLVQGRLLVSAVNRTVYRLRRDVEDKLNRLPLPYFDAQPRGELLSRVTNDIDNVAQSLQQTLSQLVTSLLTVVAMIAMMLYISPLLAVIALVTIPVTMVVTAVIGKRSQGHFVQQWKSTGELNGVVEETFTGHELVKVFGRQAEADREFAVSNDALHHASFRAQFISGVIMPTLMFIGNLNYVAIAVVGGLRVASGSMSLGDVQAFIQYSRQFTQPLTQVASMANLMQSGVASAERVFEVLDAPEQEPDSGSPARLDAAHGRVAFEDVSFSYSPDEPLIEHLDLLVEPGQTVAIVGPTGAGKTTLVNLVMRFYELDGGRITLDGKDIRELTRHDLRSRTGMVLQDTWLFAGTIRDNIAYGRPGATEDEILEAARATYVDRFVHSLPDGYDTELNAEADNISAGERQLITIARAFLADPSLLILDEATSSVDTRTELLVQQAMAALRSDRTSFVIAHRLSTIRDADLILVMEAGRIVERGSHAELLAADGAFARLHAAQFEGALTDLEGAPVSP; encoded by the coding sequence ATGAGCGAGCTGAAGAACGAGGAGGAGAAGGCCGCCGAGGCCCGGCGCGGACCCGCGGGCTCGCGCCGCGGCGGCCCGCCGCACGCCCAGATCGGCATGCCGACCGAGAAGTCGCAGAACTTCGGCCCGTCCGCGAAGCGCGTGGTCGGGCTGCTGCGCCCGGAGCGCCCCGTCGTGCTCGGCGCGCTCGGCCTGGCCCTCGGCTCGGTCGTGCTCAACGCCGTCGGCCCGAAGATCCTCGGGCGGGCGACCGACCTGATCTTCGCCGGCGTCTTCAGCCGGCAGATCCCCGCCGGGGTCACGCAGGAGCAGTTCGTCGAGACGCTGCGGCAGCGCGGCCAGGGCACGGTCGCCGACGTCCTCGCGGCGATGGACCACGTCGTGCCCGGGCAGGGCATCGACTTCGGCGCGGTCGGGCAGGTGCTCCTGCTCGTCCTCGGCATCTACGTCGTCGCCGCCGGGCTCCAGCTCGTCCAGGGACGGCTGCTCGTCAGCGCCGTCAACCGCACGGTGTACCGCCTGCGCCGGGACGTCGAGGACAAGCTCAACCGGCTGCCGCTGCCGTACTTCGACGCCCAGCCGCGCGGCGAGCTGCTCAGCCGGGTCACCAACGACATCGACAACGTCGCCCAGAGCCTCCAGCAGACCCTCAGCCAGCTCGTCACCTCGCTGCTCACGGTCGTCGCGATGATCGCGATGATGCTCTACATCTCGCCGCTGCTCGCGGTCATCGCCCTCGTGACGATCCCGGTGACGATGGTCGTCACGGCCGTCATCGGCAAGCGCTCGCAGGGGCACTTCGTCCAGCAGTGGAAGAGCACCGGCGAGCTCAACGGCGTCGTCGAGGAGACCTTCACCGGGCACGAGCTCGTCAAGGTCTTCGGTCGCCAGGCCGAGGCCGACCGCGAGTTCGCCGTCTCCAACGACGCGCTGCACCACGCGAGCTTCCGGGCGCAGTTCATCAGCGGCGTCATCATGCCGACGCTCATGTTCATCGGGAACCTCAACTACGTCGCCATCGCGGTCGTCGGCGGCCTGCGGGTCGCGAGCGGCTCGATGAGCCTCGGTGACGTGCAGGCGTTCATCCAGTACTCGCGCCAGTTCACCCAGCCGCTGACCCAGGTGGCGTCGATGGCCAACCTCATGCAGAGCGGGGTCGCCTCCGCGGAGCGGGTGTTCGAGGTCCTCGACGCCCCCGAGCAGGAGCCCGACTCCGGTTCGCCCGCACGCCTGGACGCCGCGCACGGCCGGGTCGCCTTCGAGGACGTCTCGTTCTCCTACTCGCCGGACGAGCCGCTCATCGAGCACCTCGACCTGCTCGTCGAGCCCGGCCAGACCGTCGCCATCGTGGGGCCCACGGGCGCCGGCAAGACGACGCTCGTCAACCTCGTCATGCGCTTCTACGAGCTCGACGGCGGTCGGATCACGCTCGACGGCAAGGACATCCGCGAGCTGACGCGGCACGACCTGCGCTCGCGCACCGGGATGGTCCTTCAGGACACCTGGCTCTTCGCCGGCACCATCCGCGACAACATCGCGTACGGCCGCCCCGGCGCGACCGAGGACGAGATCCTCGAGGCCGCCCGCGCGACCTACGTCGACCGGTTCGTGCACTCGCTGCCCGACGGCTACGACACCGAGCTCAACGCGGAGGCCGACAACATCAGCGCCGGTGAGCGCCAGCTCATCACGATCGCCCGCGCGTTCCTCGCCGACCCGTCGCTGCTCATCCTCGACGAGGCGACGAGCTCGGTCGACACCCGCACCGAGCTCCTCGTCCAGCAGGCGATGGCCGCCCTGCGCAGCGACCGGACGAGCTTCGTCATCGCCCACCGGCTCTCGACCATCCGCGACGCCGACCTCATCCTCGTCATGGAGGCCGGCCGGATCGTCGAGCGCGGCTCGCACGCCGAGCTGCTCGCCGCCGACGGGGCGTTCGCCCGGCTGCACGCCGCCCAGTTCGAGGGTGCGCTCACCGACCTCGAGGGGGCGCCGGTCAGCCCCTGA